DNA sequence from the Dreissena polymorpha isolate Duluth1 chromosome 3, UMN_Dpol_1.0, whole genome shotgun sequence genome:
cagtacagacgtgtttcttggagctgccaaacagtgagtacaaacgttttatatttttcagttgtttactcatagaagtctgtgaaagatgataacaagggttgaatctatcagcacttgtgtctaaaaatgctgatgtgtgacggtttactggaaagggtaaatgctagccagtacttacacttgagcaaccgtgggatgtcgaactaactgatgatgtactatgatggtgaacacttactatgtgtatcaaaatgcttttgttgatatttactatagatgatttgatattggttaacatttgtttgcatgctgttaacatttctatttcatttcagggagcTGTGGTAAGTATTGTAGTATTAATTTGTCTCAATAAacgatgatgaatgaaaactgatgtcgattctttttgtacagttttaggtattagcactctatacAAAACTCTGTCGGTCGGTGTTTGTGAATGTGAGCTTAATGTTTGAGTAgaacaaaaatgtctttacttttgtgatcgccagttgtctgtgatgtaaagtggaaaaaacacagctatgaagcatacaattgtttcaatattttatcaatgatagtgtgctatgcatgttttgatttagttcgtttcagatatgacatgacatgaagagttgacagtcgaacagagctgagcaatgcagaaaggtaagtgtgtttcattttagtatgaacacttgtattttgtttttatatggtatgttttgtgcatgctatgtttcaggtgtacttgtagtcagcgacgaagacgattcaagaagaggaacattgctgagaaagtgaatgggacttgcaaacagggtaagtgtaacaattgtgtttgtttaatttgtaacatgcgtgctttgctctgtttcagatttcacatgcagaaatggtctcatagcagtgccaacagtgaataaggatttcagctgctgtgaaacaactcaacagaaagtaggtcagcattgaatgaatgcacttgagttgtacaatttgatgtgatgcttttctctgtttcagattcaagttcctggtgtagacagagaaatgtgtttgaagaaggaattctactactgtgattcaactctacagaagcaaggtaagtagaaacacaattttggtttaatttaactcatgtgttttgcactgcatgctatttttcaggtctctcatgcagtgatgcaaaagaagaagatttcaagaaagaatcactgctgcaactcaggcctataacaaggtaagtgtttactatattgtatacaaaatgtttctctgttttactctgtttgaaggtttcaattgcagagatgttgcagagatgttttgacagcttgtgacagaaaagaaattcagcagctgtgtctcgactctagccacgaggtaagtcaaaacaaatatactggtttgtatgttatgttgttatgcccttctatgtttcagacttacattgctgtgactgttccacagtgggtcaaaaaagagacgaatacaggtttcaagaagaaaattggctgttaaaaacctgcacaaaatatgaggtaagtaaactactcttttggtttgttttgtgctttgttatgcttaactatttttcagattggaatggtgggtcgttacagagcagacttttggactactgagaagttgagaaacagagaatgattcaagatcagctaggtaagtcttgattattatgcattgctaaatgtttttttcattccagtatggctgtggtaagtacacaaactttctataatttaatattgaactgtttttatgacctgtattctgcattgtaaaatgtctgtttttcatttcagtatcctgtggtaagtacactaactttgtataatttcatattgaaatgttttgatgacttgtatcctgctatgcaatgcttaatatatttttcatttcagtgtggctgtggtaagtacactaactttcttttctttttcatattgaactgttttggtgacttgtattctgctatacaaaatgtgtttttttcatttcagttgcctgtggtaagtacaattgccttctttaattttcatattgaactgttttgatgacttgtatactgcattgtaaaatgtgtttctttttcatttcagtatggctgtggtaagtacaattgccttctttaattttcatattgaactgttttgatgacttttaTTCTGccatacaaaatgtgttttttttcatttcagttgcctgttggtaagtacaatttgctttctttaattgcatattgaaatatgttttatgactTTTATTCTGCTAtgcttttttcatttcagtttggcagatgtaagtacacttcatttatgtaaaaactgaatatgattgttgtgctatacaaaatgtgcttttttcaatttcaggtcagcaatggtaagtttattgtgtttctttatgtataattttgtatacatattgtttttttcatcatagcatgttttttatatttatgctttgtgtaagtaaaatgttcataaatcattcttatctttaaactaaaaatgtattttgatatgcaaaatgtctgtatgatttcagttgccagaggtgagtaccattacagttgaaaagttagttttgtttagttaaagttttggttcacagttctgtttattatttggcaaaatttacatgtatgcattgagtcttgatttcagctcgattgtggactgaagaagattgccagcagagggattggatacaaaatacaaagtaagtactgagtttcttactaaaagttttgagttgtattcattgtgtgttaatatgctatgattgctatgaacatgacttttgtatttcagcgaagacaacataggtaagtaaaattgttatctgtttcaagtttactgttatagttcaatattgtgtttataaattgtaagttgtacaaacacattcaaaagtttctgatcatgctttcgatttcatttcagctttactgctAGACGAGTGTTCTCTACTACTTGACGAGTCAGCtttactaccaggcgagcagtgacaacaaggcgcctttgtggaaacaacacaacaaaaaagtgagtattagttgaacaattgattgaaattgttttactgtatgttatacttaaatgcaaaattgtgcacataaattgtaagttgtacaattacaatgaaagtttctgatcatgctttctatttcatttcagctgtactgctagacgagcagtgacagaaaggcgcctgaacatgcaacacaaaacaaaaaagtaagtatcagttaaacagttggtagagttgtgtgtttttctttagcagtttgtgtttactattttatttgatacatggtatattacacatgcatgtttttatcatttcaggctgtttactttcatcgtttactgtttaacacaatttgcttttctattttcagtgccaatttgcaaaccttgatgtggaaaccgagtagtcaatacatacgtgtggcgtatagctgcgacaaaaccgtgggtccatcgcaccgataacttgaacattggcccgtgtatggacatcagtgcaactttgtgaatccatgtaactttgtgaatccatgtaacattgcgaatgtgtgtcgatcgaaaaatgtgaacattatgcaatgaaacgaactcggtgttgcaagtggcaagtgttgacagtgtgcatgtttatgtttatgtttttacatgaaaaataaaggagattgttctcctaccttttttttccttgttttattgtgctggccagcaatattgatgtattgatgtattgatgtatgtgtttgtgtattaACGATGTATTAACTATGCattaccaaaatcaaacaaaactttggcacaagagactctaagtatcaaataccaacaatttaagcgcagacaatcacatggtggtacaccagtccgaatatactcattgctctagccaggattgcaaattacttgtgttgactagcaaggctccctagtaacggagcagtgttactggcgttttttgggtcgatagtgcttaggtgaggttttgctcgaatcgggagcgggtcactcgcttgggcgagttagttttcgctcgtagtttccaatctggctagatcaatgtaaggttgttttgactgctatttggcaagcagaaagacaacagcggttaattgactgagtatgggcgaccgaggtatgtaggtgtcaatagaccgactccacaagttgcgaagcgaaccgatagcacttgaggggaaacgcctcggttttcggttctaacatgtgttatccatgctgtcgttatactctggcaaggctcctcaatctatcgcgagggacactcattattgcccgcaagctttagaacctgacgtgggtcgatgcgtATGCGAGTCCGAGGACGCGATGGCATTTGATAAGGCTACCAACCGGTTGATAACACGCATTGTTCAAATTGTTAGGTTtaagtctgctagggctggggtgggaaggcgacttctcttgtactcagacaagaggaacggtcacaagtccgtaaaaacgccgagtgacaccactagcttgcaaacgtacaaagcaaaaaactttcaaacttgaatttgaggtaaaatgataaaaaaaactatatgaatGACTAACCGATATAAGATATTTTCCATATGGcaacaaactatgctactcaatgttgtgttgaacattaattgcgccttacgaactactcgtgttgagacttacattgagtgactcgtaaacgtaaagcagttactcgcttttgactgcatacacattttgtacaacggttcgttattggtataacttgtctttcagtgaggcacattaacataaacgttcaacagtatttaggctttatattgcgcttgtagaatatacgaacaaaacacactacataaatgacgtttagggattattttgactttccatttgagatgatatgatgaaaaagtatatacatcagtttaagcgactttcatgaaattcaccacatggccataaacttgcgttattcaatgaaatgttaaaatttcgctagcaaaataaataaaaactatatacgcagtttcataactttcgatgtatgatcatgaagtttgaaattgtgcaaagcaattttgcgttaaaagttGCATGTAGTTTTATCCCGATCTGAAACGTTTCGCTACAATACAGCCGTATTCGAAACTCAACAACTCAAATGTTTGTACAGAACAATACGAATGTTCCCATTTTGAAACGACAGtaagttaaacaaacatttagtgGTAAAGCGACATTTCTTGTACTCAAATAGGAGAAACGGTCACGAGTCAGTACACAAATCATAGCAAAACTACACTCtgcagcttgtatgaaacgtgtttacaaaaccaaagtagttcaaagcagaacgcttttccttcttcgagggagaagaaatctgggtgcaagtcccggctttggttataacacgaatactactcgctgctcaatagcaatattcatcatCCTATCCTTATTTAAGGAATACAATCGATTTTTGCCATACggccacaaactatgctactaagtgttgcgttgaacattaattgcacgAAATAAACTACTTGCGTTGCAACTAGCAAGCAGTGACTCGTAAActcaaagcagttactcgcttttgactgcatacacattttgtacaacggctcgttattggtattacttgtctttcagtgagacacattaacacaaacgttcaacagtatttaggctttatattgcgcttgtagaatatacgaacaaaacacactatataatcTACAATCGATCGCATAGTTAGCTACTTGAGTTGATATTGACAAGCGCTGGTCAATCATCTCGTTTGTAAGCTTTCGAGTGTACACAGTAGTTTGCAGTTTTGTTtcacacataatacaaaatatggatgaaaaaaatctatatacataacagtttgcgatattaactacttttgcctcttggccaaatctacactcgatcgcatagtttgctacctaggttgatattaacaagcgctgtttgaaaagcagtattacttcaatgctatggtttggttgtaagataaaatactagtatatgatgcattgatgtaacagatatgtaggcacattcgtatagtagaagaaaattctcagcagcagctggtctgcaaacactacaatgcgattttgcagtttgatacgaacgtgttttgttcacgtgaagttgaaatgaaaatctgtcgtgtctgatcaatgaaatatatttgataaaataacacagttgaaaggcagtaacatatctaaggttgtgctatgttacagctccacagatagttattcgtcttgcaagatactggaacagatgtccacatgttattgtatattatctgatttaggatattttgagaaattatgcaacagaacatttctgcaagatgtgaaaaaaatatctatttaaatgggatttctgaggtttagccatcgccgaaaggccaatgtttcttcgttaatgcatggcaaaagtaaaggctatattgtttgctagtatgctagtccgtattgcatatcgcaaggtggtaaagcggctcttttcatttcgctgtgaaaagaacggtcacaagcccgtacaaacgctgagtgacacctcttgatcatgtagcttgtatgaaacgtgtttatacaaccacagtagttcaaagcagaacgcttttccttcttcgagggagaagaaatctgggtgcaagtcccggctttggttataacacgaatactactcgctgctcaatagcaatattcataCTCTTAGACAGTCAAGTTAATCGCGGGACCAAATGCCCATAGGTTCGATTTTGACTTGCTACATCCACGATTGAAATGAACCAACGAATTTCCATTGAGTGCATGATTGAAACGTACAGGATAAAATTTCCTAATCCGTTTTTAGTGAAACTATTGACCGCTctatgttaaaacaatatttaaagcttgaacattcgctgataataggcatgcaataacaatccaacgctgaaatgactcacactcctacgcaattaattttttcgcgggaccaaatacccatAGGCTTGATTTCGAGTTGCTAAGCATATTAGAGATCATAGAAATGCACAGAACTCTTACCCGGTTGACATTCTGCAAGACAGGAACGGTTTCAATCCGAATAGCAAATAAAGACAGCACAAAATACAACACATGTGGCTAACAAATGCATGCATAAATATTTACGTTGAGGATGACGTAAGATTAGAAAGCCAAAGTGTTTTCCTACTCACTATATCACACGCGTGGTTATTTAACTAGTCGAATACACCAAGGCAGCTACTGTAAATAACTGAAATGGTTGCATTACGCGCATAACTGCTGAAGGAAAGAAGGAAGTAGAAATTTGCCAATTAAATACCTCAAGAACCAGATTGGCTTAACAGCCCTCGTTGCTCATACGCTGATAATACATTTTAGGCTTTAAATGCCTATCGTGTCTTTGCACTAAAACATGAATGCTTTAGCGACAATTGATGCATAGCAAACCACATGTCGTTTAACTGCATTTTTATAATGACTCAATCTTTAGTGGTTTGATTTAGGCGACCGTAGCTATTACACAATGTGTGATCTATTCGTGCTACATTACATTCGCGAGAAAATAAAATGGTTTGAAATATATCCAGCCAAACAACTCACAGCAGCGAACGTGTCTTGATAATAAATCTTTAATTACAACTGTGCCAAAAGATTAATAAAACACGCAGAAATAATGAAGTATAgtaattttttaatttcttttttaaaatctTGGTCGTGATGAATCAGCTGAATAAGTCAATATCAATATGTCAATAACTATTGGGTAAAACACATCTACAGATTTTATTTTCTATGTGCGAGTATTACGTTGTGAAAAGTAGTAAATAAATAGGTAAAGCAATACTGagtttttatttgcattaaagaGTACTGATTCGTACGAAGATATACCTGGGTTGAACAAATATTGGTCTGAATATTTTAATATGCCCGAATACTATAGTTAAACCAACACACGTTAACGATTAGCCAAACGTATGCGAAAATATATGTTGAATTCCATACATAGCATAATCATCCTGAATATATTTTGCAAAAGTAAACCATCTTTCAGCTTTCAAACTTTATGTGGTTCTGAATTCAATGCCTGGAGTTcccatgtatttttaaatattgttcatgGCTTACAttcgttaaaaaatatatttattttaaaatctgtgatcattaaatgaacaaatacaaaGTGGCTTTTTTCGAGAAAAAAAGCATTGCACAGtacaaaatgtacatattttatgaaaattcgACTGGCAGCTTTGGCATCCGAATTGACAGTCTCTGAAAATGGAATTGTATCCATAAAACGAAAACCATCGTTATAAACGCTTTGTAATATGAACACATGGATtgtatgtttttcattaaaatatgacatcgttttgaataaaattgtttcatatttctGAACAGCTTTCTATTGCGTATATAAGTACACTTATGGAAGTTATTGATCTCTGAACATCTGTGTTTTCTTATAACCACCGATAGAACATAACATAAAAATTGACACAGTTTGGACCTCTGTAATTCTGAAGCAATACCTGAATAATTAAAGCAAACCACATCAAAGTGGCAGTATATTTCTTCGCTACACATCATTGCTATAAAACACGCGATATATCAATAAATAAGCGTAGCTGAAAAGGGTAGACCATTCTGATTAACtcgattatatttattttattggttaCGTCCCTTCTTATTGCTgttttgtaaagttttgtgttcCTCCTTTACACTTACAGTACTCAATAGACATTCAGACATGTAACGATGGCCTGTGTACATATTCACACATATGATGCGAAAGATTAGGCTATCAAAGCAACTGGCCAGTAGCCATTAACGTATGCCGTACCATGTGGGTCAAAAATTTATTAACACAGCAGTTTTTACAACAAATGCCAACATTTTTACAAAGAATTAAAACGCGTATATGCACAATTGATACAGAAATGtaacttgtcaacaaataatTATCTGTAACAAATCGttatataaaataaagatgagattttttaaagtaaaaaataactagaaatggcgcggcagatgccgccgcgtatccccacgccgcatgctTGTTAgttaaatgagtgaaaatctctgacatAGCCCCACCCCAaaccccattacttttgacccaggggtcagatcaaaattccaaaaagagcaccgtcgcacatatgctcatagctaccatgtgtgtaagtttcaaggttctagtgctaaaagtgtaggaggagatagtggcgaggacggacggacagacggcggagataaccacaaaatCCCAATGCTTTTCGAAAAGCGTTGTGATAAAAATAAGAGCACGAATAAATATTGGAAACATCAATCTAATCGGCACCTTGATTAGAATACGGGGCCTTTAGACAAATAAATTAACGCGTTACCACTTAGCCATGCAAGCGAGTGATAATTGatatggtccgtgctctgtgaaaattggtTTAGTGCTTGTGCGAAAAGTTTCgtccaatcagggacgacattttccgcttttatgatatttttcgtttaaagaaagtctgtatTCAgcaaaaaatctagttaaggcggaaaatgtcgtccctgattagcctgtggagtcagcacagcctaatctgggacgaccctttaggcacatgcattaaacccccttttcacagatcacggccGCTATGTATTTGTAACGCTACGATAACAATATACGTAGTTTTCAATTTATCGATAATAAGCGCAACACAAACCTTTTTAAATCTAGAACAATATTTTGGAAAACTGTCATTTTGCGAAACAGTGGTAAAGTCTTTTTGAGGCTACAGAATATGAATGATATATTTCATGGATCATTACCCTCTTGTCTTTAAAAAGAAGTAACAATTGTACGTATATACGTCTACACTTTGTGTACATATACGACAATGGTCCACGGAACATTAATCAATTCATGCATATGTTCAGTTTCTATTTTCTATGCAACCTTTTAAAGTCCATAACAATGAGGGATTCCTTTGGAGCAACTGTCGCACTTGATGAAAGTTCCCGTATATGTCTCTGAAAAAGAATGAGCATGCCCATAGTTACTTCTTGAAAAGGTTATCGTATGACCGAATGTCTAGCACTATCTTTTTCAGGTCCACCAAAATGATCAAAACCATTGGCACGACGACAACGACGATTCCTACAAGACCCATGTGCATCGCAGAGGGCCTGTCATCCTTGGCGCTTGTCTTGCTTCTGAAATAAGCCGACGTATTCTTCGAGTCGATTGTGAGATTTTTCACGAATTCCTGCGCGCGTTCCTCCACTTCTTTGATAGTAACGTTGGTTGATGTCCAGTGCGTTAGCGTCGACGTTGACGTTACATTAGTAATACAGGTAGAAGTAATGATGGGTAAGGTAAGTACGCTGGAGGGGCATGAAGAAAGCCTTTCCGTCATCAGTGTTGTAGTGACGTAAACGCTTGTTGGAACAAACGACGCCACTGTTGTTGTCGACGTCACTGTTAGTGACACAGTTTTTGTTAGAGTTGTCGTGAGATGAATCGTTGTTGAAACAAA
Encoded proteins:
- the LOC127872263 gene encoding uncharacterized protein LOC127872263 gives rise to the protein MGVSCDSATHITTKTVTSTKTVASFVSTTIHLTTTLTKTVSLTVTSTTTVASFVPTSVYVTTTLMTERLSSCPSSVLTLPIITSTCITNVTSTSTLTHWTSTNVTIKEVEERAQEFVKNLTIDSKNTSAYFRSKTSAKDDRPSAMHMGLVGIVVVVVPMVLIILVDLKKIVLDIRSYDNLFKK